The region TCAGAGGTGGTAGGTCTCGCATGGCTTCATCATTATTATTATTGATAATGAGATGAATCTTATACCAGTTCCCTTCCGCTCTTGCATCCGGTTATGTAGTCATTGTGTAATGAATTACGGCCCGCAGACCATGACGGGCATTCAAGGCATGTCAGCGGAACCGGAATGGCAGTAGACAGCGGACATCAGGAGCGGGCGAGCGGCCAGCAGGGCGATCTGATCTGGATCGGCCTCTATGGTACGATTCTGTGCTCCTGGCTGGCGCTGTTTGTGCTGAGCCTTGACCATGAGGCTGTTCCTTTGGCAGGGGTTCTCTCATCGGGGTTTGACCTTGAGACATGGATTGCCATCTGTTCGGTATCACCTGCTGAAGCACCGTTTTTTGCTGTTCTGGCCATGTGGGCGCTGATGGCACAGGCCATGATGTTGCCAACTGCCTTGCCGATGATCCGCTCTTACCAGACCCTGACAGAAGGCAGGGACATGCCCGGCAGACAGCAGGGTGTAGTCGGACTGGTGGCCGGTTATCTGTCTGTCTGGCTCGGCTTTGCGGTTCTGGCCGCTGCGCTTCAGGTGCTTCTGGCGCGATACGGATTGCTGTCGCCTCATGGCATTCTGCTGTCGCCCTGGCTGACCATTGGCTTTCTGGCTATCGCCGGGCTTTATCAGTTTTCCGCTCTCAAGGATGCCTGTGTCAGAGCCTGCCAGTCACCGCTCTTCTATCTGATGAGCAACTGGCGGCACGGTTTCAAAGGCGGCACCATCATCGGATTCCGGAATGGTCTGGCCTGCCTGGGCTGCTGTTGGGCGCTGATGATGCTGGGTTTTGTGGGTGGCACCATGAACCTGTTCTGGATGGGCTGTGCCATGCTGGTGATGATTGGCGAAAAACTGCCCGGTCCAGGGCGCTACATCACTGCACCACTCGGATATATCCTGTTGGCCAGCGCCGGCTATGCCGCCGCTCGCCTGCTGTTGTAACAAAAGGGAGAGACCCATGGGTTGGGCTATCAAGGGGGAGCTGATCCTCAACTGTAACTGCACGGTCTTCTGCCCGTGCGTGGTATCTCTGGGCAAGCATCAGCCGACCGAAGGCTATTGTCAGGCCTGGCTCGGTGTCCGTATTGATGAGGGACATGCGGATGATGAGGATCTCAGTGGCCTGAATGTGGGCATGATGATTGATATTCCCGGCAATATGGGGCGTGGCAACTGGACCGCCGGAGCCTTTATTGATGAGCGCGCCAATGATGCGGCTTATGAGGCTCTGGTTGAGATTTTTTCCGGTCAGCGTCGCGGAACCACCGG is a window of Coralliovum pocilloporae DNA encoding:
- a CDS encoding DUF2182 domain-containing protein translates to MAVDSGHQERASGQQGDLIWIGLYGTILCSWLALFVLSLDHEAVPLAGVLSSGFDLETWIAICSVSPAEAPFFAVLAMWALMAQAMMLPTALPMIRSYQTLTEGRDMPGRQQGVVGLVAGYLSVWLGFAVLAAALQVLLARYGLLSPHGILLSPWLTIGFLAIAGLYQFSALKDACVRACQSPLFYLMSNWRHGFKGGTIIGFRNGLACLGCCWALMMLGFVGGTMNLFWMGCAMLVMIGEKLPGPGRYITAPLGYILLASAGYAAARLLL
- a CDS encoding DUF1326 domain-containing protein; its protein translation is MGWAIKGELILNCNCTVFCPCVVSLGKHQPTEGYCQAWLGVRIDEGHADDEDLSGLNVGMMIDIPGNMGRGNWTAGAFIDERANDAAYEALVEIFSGQRRGTTGLFTMLVSTFLGAERAAITYENEGAKRRLTVGKKIIGEVEPIAGGNPDEEVKVVNTQYWMGPDITIAQANKGRVRAFGRVWDFEGRSAEICQIDWKG